A single Lactuca sativa cultivar Salinas chromosome 8, Lsat_Salinas_v11, whole genome shotgun sequence DNA region contains:
- the LOC111909468 gene encoding uncharacterized protein At1g24485, with protein MAEHFILFSVLLSLLASSVSGQVFWSVNCGESEIYTDGNLMVWTPDETLVSNGFARVVQSSNSISTVLDSLRVFTTRKKNCYSTPVTKGEKVLVRASFNYGNYDRLSSPPTFDLHFDGNFWTTVETTNSGLQMYEATYVTKGDTVSVCVAQTKSGQFPFMSALEVRSIDSDVYRILDENRALFLINRVSYGASGTLRFPQDPYDRIWIPALGGTKAVTNDAIFVDSTGTNNPPSGIFDNAIVADSTAESLLLATVSPSNTLVYITTYFSEVNNLDITGESRSFRFYETTTSSSSSISDPISPPYGSMFERHLYNYSVDSITNISLIATTTSDLPPLINAIEGFNISGLLTDGTDSNDVEALYLLQNTFDVLGEWSGDPCLPAPYSWDWLNCSNETPPRITSLFLDGFELSGELPDISSMDALQTIDLHNNSLDGEIPSFFGTMTNLQQVNLADNDFSGPIPTSLSKNNKLKLTVTGNPSVCTSGKSCSTSPGTVNSSPGSTTLTRSKKKKSSMLPVVLGITIPIFFLIWVAVGVFVILRKKKKPMIKAINIMPVASGYTAGGANGKPSGGANGNSDELHKNSEEVMNNETVEHGVQTTMGSPSPLLDNSGQTSDMYGHTGVHNHEES; from the exons ATGGCTGAACATTTCATTTTGTTTTCGGTTTTGCTGTCCCTACTTGCATCTTCGGTTTCGGGTCAGG TGTTTTGGAGCGTAAATTGCGGGGAATCGGAGATCTACACTGATGGTAACCTAATGGTTTGGACGCCCGATGAAACTTTAGTTTCAAATGGGTTTGCTCGAGTAGTTCAATCAAGTAACTCGATATCTACTGTGTTAGACTCTCTTAGAGTTTTCACTACCCGAAAAAAGAACTGTTATTCTACCCCTGTTACAAAAGGCGAAAAAGTGCTAGTTCGGGCTAGTTTCAATTATGGAAACTACGACCgattgtcaagtccaccaacttttGATCTCCACTTTGATGGAAACTTTTGGACAACTGTGGAGACTACGAATAGTGGGCTACAAATGTACGAAGCCACTTATGTTACAAAAGGAGACACCGTTAGCGTGTGTGTGGCTCAAACAAAGTCCGGTCAATTCCCTTTTATGTCCGCTCTTGAAGTCCGTAGTATTGACTCTGACGTTTATAGAATACTCGATGAAAATCGGGCTTTGTTCTTGATCAATAGGGTTTCTTATGGTGCAAGTGGAACCTTAAG ATTTCCGCAAGATCCATATGACCGAATATGGATACCCGCCCTTGGGGGAACCAAGGCGGTTACCAATGATGCAATTTTTGTTGACTCGACCGGAACCAATAATCCCCCATCGGGAATTTTTGATAACGCGATTGTAGCAGACAGTACAGCCGAGAGTTTGCTTTTGGCAACAGTTTCCCCTTCGAATACTCTCGTCTACATAACAACATACTTCTCTGAAGTAAACAACCTCGACATTACTGGTGAATCGAGGTCATTTAGGTTTTACGAGACGACAACTTCATCAAGTAGTTCAATATCAGATCCGATTTCACCACCTTATGGGAGTATGTTCGAACGCCACCTTTATAATTACTCGGTCGATTCCATCACCAACATATCTTTAATAGCTACCACTACTTCTGATCTCCCTCCTCTCATAAACGCCATTGAGGGATTCAATATTAGTGGACTTTTAACCGATGGGACCGATAGCAACGATG TGGAGGCTTTATATTTGTTACAAAACACATTCGACGTGTTGGGAGAATGGAGCGGTGACCCGTGTCTTCCCGCACCATACTCATGGGACTGGCTCAATTGCAGCAACGAGACACCACCTCGTATAACCTCATT gtTTCTTGATGGCTTCGAGCTTTCGGGCGAACTTCCAGACATTAGTTCCATGGATGCGCTCCAGACAAT TGACTTGCACAATAACAGCTTGGATGGAGAAATTCCTAGTTTCTTTGGTACCATGACTAATCTCCAACAAGT GAATTTGGCAGATAATGACTTTAGTGGACCCATACCCACTTCGTTATCAAAGAACAACAAACTGAAATTAAC TGTGACTGGAAACCCTTCTGTGTGTACATCCGGTAAGTCATGTTCGACTTCTCCGGGGACTGTGAATTCATCTCCGGGGAGCACCACCTTAACTCGCagcaagaaaaagaaaagcagcATGTTACCAGTAGTACTCGGCATTACGATCCCGATATTCTTTCTCATCTGGGTAGCTGTGGGTGTGTTTGTCATTTTGCGAAAGAAAAAGAAACCAATGATCAAGGCCATTAATATTATGCCAGTTGCTTCAG GGTATACAGCCGGCGGAGCAAATGGGAAACCAAGTGGCGGAGCAAATGGGAATTCCGATGAGTTGCATAAAAACAGTGAAGAAGTGATGAATAATGAGACAGTAGAACATGGGGTGCAAACAACTATGGGATCGCCTTCACCATTACTTGATAATTCTGGTCAAACTAGCGATATGTATGGACACACAGGAGTACATAACCACGAAGAATCGTAG
- the LOC111909428 gene encoding putative leucine-rich repeat receptor-like serine/threonine-protein kinase At2g19230 → MATHFILFSVLLLSQLALSVSGQVFWSVNCGESVIYTDSNLMVWMPDATLISNGFARVVQSSNSISTVLDSLRVFTTRKKNCYSTPVTKGEKVLVRASFNYGNYDRLSSPPTFDLHFDGNFWTTVETTNSGLQMYEATYVTKGDTVSVCVAQTKSGQFPFMSALEVRSVNSDVYSEVDVDRALFLINRFSYGASGIIRFPQDPYDRIWRPALGGTKAKTVTNDAILIDPTGANDPPSGIFENAITVNSTSDSLYLGTISPLNTPVSMTMYFSEVSNLNLTGQMRSFRFYETTSSSSSSISDPISPPYRTMIVRYLYNYTVDSITDISLIATTNSDLPPIINAIETFNISEVLTEGTDSNDVAALALLQTTFDVLGEWSGDPCLPAPYSWDWLKCSNETPPRITSLYLNGYELSGELPDISSMDALEIIDLHNNTLDGEIPRFLGTMTNLQQLNLANNEFSGPIPTSLSDNNKLKLTVTGNPSVCTSGKSCSTSPGTVNSSPGTVSSSPGSTSISRSKKKKKSSSLPAVLGTSIPTFFLIWIAVGVFVILRKKRKAVKDTNKTAATAGGVNENSNWMHKIGEEMMNGVPQTFGSSPSPLLDDSGKSSDVNGQTGAQNHDQP, encoded by the exons ATGGCTACACATTTCATTTTGTTTTCGGTTCTTCTCCTATCTCAACTTGCACTTTCAGTTTCCGGTCAAG TGTTTTGGAGCGTAAATTGTGGGGAATCGGTGATCTACACCGATAGTAACTTAATGGTTTGGATGCCAGATGCAACTTTAATCTCAAATGGGTTTGCTCGAGTGGTTCAATCAAGTAACTCGATATCTACCGTGTTAGACTCTCTTAGAGTTTTCACTACCCGAAAAAAGAACTGTTATTCCACCCCTGTTACAAAAGGCGAAAAAGTGCTAGTTCGGGCAAGTTTCAATTATGGAAACTATGACCgattgtcaagtccaccaacttttGATCTCCACTTTGATGGCAACTTTTGGACAACTGTCGAGACTACGAATAGTGGGCTACAAATGTACGAAGCCACTTATGTTACAAAAGGAGACACCGTTAGTGTGTGCGTGGCTCAAACAAAGTCCGGTCAATTCCCATTTATGTCGGCTCTTGAAGTTCGCAGTGTCAACTCAGATGTTTATAGCGAAGTTGATGTAGATCGTGCTTTGTTCTTGATTAACAGGTTTTCTTATGGTGCAAGTGGAATCATAAG ATTCCCACAAGATCCTTATGACCGAATATGGAGACCCGCCCTTGGTGGAACCAAGGCAAAGACAGTCACAAACGACGCAATTCTTATTGACCCCACCGGAGCCAATGACCCCCCATCGGGAATATTTGAAAACGCAATTACAGTAAACAGCACGTCCGATAGTTTGTATTTGGGCACAATTTCCCCTTTGAATACTCCCGTGTCTATGACAATGTACTTCTCAGAAGTTAGCAATCTCAACCTCACTGGTCAAATGAGGTCATTTAGGTTTTACGAGACGACATCTTCCTCAAGTAGTTCAATATCAGATCCAATTTCACCACCCTACAGGACCATGATTGTACGCTACCTTTATAATTACACAGTGGATTCCATCACAGACATTTCTTTAATTGCTACTACTAATTCTGACCTCCCACCTATCATAAACGCCATCGAGACGTTTAATATTAGTGAAGTTTTAACCGAAGGAACAGACAGCAATGATG TTGCGGCTTTAGCTTTGTTACAAACCACATTTGATGTGTTGGGAGAATGGAGCGGCGACCCGTGTCTTCCAGCACCGTATTCGTGGGACTGGCTAAAGTGCAGTAATGAGACGCCACCTCGCATAACCTCGTT GTATCTTAATGGCTACGAGCTTTCGGGTGAACTTCCGGACATTAGTTCCATGGACGCGCTCGAGATAAT TGACTTGCACAATAATACATTGGATGGagaaattcctagatttcttGGCACCATGACTAATCTCCAACAATT GAATTTGGCAAATAATGAGTTTAGTGGACCCATACCCACTTCATTATCAGATAACAACAAATTGAAATTGAC TGTCACCGGaaatccttcagtgtgtacatcTGGTAAGTCATGTTCGACTTCTCCGGGGACTGTCAATTCATCTCCGGGGACTGTGAGTTCATCTCCGGGGAGCACCTCCATATCTCgcagcaagaagaagaagaaaagcagCTCGTTACCAGCAGTACTCGGCACTTCAATCCCGACATTCTTTCTCATCTGGATTGCTGTTGGTGTGTTCGTTATTTTGCGTAAGAAAAGAAAAGCAGTCAAAGACACTAATAAGACAGCTGCTACAG CCGGTGGAGTAAATGAGAATTCCAATTGGATGCATAAAATCGGTGAAGAAATGATGAATGGAGTGCCACAAACTTTCGGATCATCACCTTCACCCTTACTTGATGATTCTGGTAAAAGTAGCGATGTGAACGGACAAACAGGAGCTCAAAATCACGATCAACCGTAG